One genomic region from Burkholderia latens encodes:
- the map gene encoding type I methionyl aminopeptidase, protein MAKREIPIRGAAEIAKSREAAKLASQVLTMITDHVKPGVTTDELDARCREYIVDELGAIPANIGYHGYPKTLCTSVNHVVCHGIPSSRPMRDGDIVNLDIAVIKDGWFGDTSRMYFVGEPGELARRLVAVTYEAMHAGIRAVRPGATLGDVGYAIQQIAHREGFSVVREYCGHGIGDVYHDEPQVLHYGRPGTGVPLRPGMIFTIEPMLNAGKRDTRVLADGWTVVTKDHSLSAQWEHMVVVTEQGVEILSDDVTPKAFAAVSGTHAA, encoded by the coding sequence ATGGCGAAGCGCGAAATTCCGATCCGCGGTGCTGCGGAAATCGCCAAGTCGCGCGAGGCCGCGAAGCTCGCGTCGCAGGTGCTGACGATGATCACCGACCACGTGAAGCCGGGTGTCACGACTGACGAACTCGATGCGCGTTGCCGCGAATACATCGTCGACGAACTCGGTGCGATTCCGGCGAACATCGGCTACCACGGCTATCCGAAAACGCTGTGCACGTCGGTCAATCACGTCGTCTGTCACGGCATTCCGTCGTCGCGGCCGATGCGCGACGGCGACATCGTCAACCTCGACATCGCGGTGATCAAGGACGGGTGGTTCGGCGACACGAGCCGCATGTACTTCGTCGGCGAGCCGGGCGAATTGGCGCGGCGTCTCGTCGCGGTGACCTACGAGGCGATGCATGCGGGGATTCGTGCGGTGCGGCCGGGCGCAACGCTCGGCGATGTCGGTTACGCGATCCAGCAGATCGCGCATCGCGAAGGGTTCAGCGTGGTCCGCGAGTACTGCGGGCACGGGATCGGCGACGTCTACCACGACGAGCCGCAAGTGCTGCACTATGGCCGCCCCGGCACCGGCGTCCCGCTGCGCCCCGGAATGATCTTCACGATCGAGCCGATGCTGAATGCGGGCAAGCGCGATACGCGCGTGCTGGCGGACGGCTGGACGGTCGTCACGAAGGATCACTCGCTGTCTGCGCAATGGGAGCACATGGTCGTGGTCACGGAGCAGGGCGTCGAGATCCTGTCGGACGACGTGACGCCCAAAGCATTCGCAGCCGTTTCGGGCACGCACGCAGCCTGA
- a CDS encoding GAF domain-containing protein, which produces MFTLSTDPHASKTELYATLVEQARALVESERDLIANAANFSALVYHSLDRLNWAGFYFFDGSELVVGPFQGKPACVRIALGKGVCGTAAQTRETQVVRDVHEFPGHIACDAASESEIVVPLVAADGTLIGVWDVDSPVAARFDDEDRNGMEALCRVFVEHAWEKTRDR; this is translated from the coding sequence ATGTTCACGCTGTCCACCGACCCTCACGCCTCCAAGACCGAACTCTATGCCACGCTCGTCGAGCAGGCGCGCGCACTTGTCGAATCGGAGCGCGATCTGATCGCGAACGCCGCGAATTTCTCGGCGCTCGTCTATCATTCGCTCGACCGCCTGAACTGGGCCGGCTTCTATTTCTTCGACGGATCGGAACTCGTGGTCGGACCGTTCCAGGGCAAGCCCGCGTGCGTCCGGATCGCGCTCGGCAAGGGCGTGTGCGGCACGGCCGCGCAGACCCGCGAGACGCAGGTCGTGCGCGATGTGCATGAATTCCCGGGCCATATCGCGTGCGACGCGGCCTCGGAATCGGAAATCGTCGTGCCCCTGGTAGCCGCCGACGGCACGCTGATCGGCGTGTGGGACGTCGACAGCCCCGTCGCCGCACGCTTCGACGACGAAGACCGTAACGGAATGGAAGCCCTGTGCCGTGTGTTCGTCGAACACGCCTGGGAGAAGACGCGCGACCGATAA
- a CDS encoding LysR family transcriptional regulator codes for MNDNERDLNDLYYFVQVVEHGGFAPAGRALNMPKSKLSRRIALLEARLGMRLIQRSTRRFTVTDVGQTYYAHCRAMLVEADAADEAIALLHEEPRGIVRISCPVVLLDSLVGAMIAAFMVACPRVEIHLEATNRRVDVVGEGIDVAIRVRPPPLEDSDLALRVLAERGQCLVASPALLHEHGVPAVPADLTRLPSLDHGVPQATHVWRLRGPAGAQAEIHHQPRLVTGGMLALRAAAVAGVGIVQLPTMMVRDEVARGELVTVLPDWAPRREIVHAVFASRRGLLPAVRALLDFLAERFAQLEPD; via the coding sequence ATGAACGATAACGAACGGGATCTGAACGATCTCTATTACTTCGTGCAGGTGGTCGAGCACGGCGGGTTCGCGCCTGCCGGGCGCGCGCTGAACATGCCGAAATCGAAGCTGAGCCGGCGCATTGCGTTGCTCGAGGCGCGGCTAGGGATGCGGCTGATCCAGCGCTCGACGCGCCGTTTCACCGTCACCGACGTCGGTCAGACGTATTACGCGCATTGCCGCGCGATGCTCGTCGAGGCCGATGCCGCCGACGAGGCGATCGCGCTGCTGCACGAGGAGCCGCGCGGGATCGTGCGCATCAGCTGCCCCGTCGTGCTGCTCGACTCGCTGGTCGGCGCGATGATCGCCGCGTTCATGGTCGCGTGCCCGCGCGTCGAGATTCATCTGGAGGCGACCAACCGGCGCGTCGACGTGGTCGGTGAAGGGATCGACGTCGCGATCCGCGTGCGGCCGCCGCCGCTCGAAGACAGCGATCTCGCACTGCGTGTGCTGGCCGAGCGAGGCCAGTGCCTCGTCGCGAGCCCTGCGTTGCTGCACGAGCATGGCGTGCCGGCCGTGCCGGCCGATCTCACGCGCCTGCCGAGCCTCGATCACGGCGTGCCGCAGGCCACGCATGTATGGCGGCTGCGCGGCCCCGCCGGCGCGCAAGCGGAGATCCACCACCAGCCGAGGCTCGTGACGGGCGGCATGCTCGCGTTGCGCGCGGCTGCGGTCGCTGGGGTCGGCATCGTGCAGTTGCCGACGATGATGGTGCGCGACGAAGTCGCGCGCGGTGAACTCGTCACCGTGCTGCCGGACTGGGCGCCGCGCCGCGAAATCGTGCATGCGGTATTCGCGTCGCGGCGCGGGCTGCTGCCGGCCGTGCGCGCGTTGCTCGATTTCCTGGCCGAGCGGTTCGCCCAGCTCGAACCCGATTGA
- a CDS encoding pirin family protein translates to MKKIQGVYSAPRGHWVGDGFPVRSMFSYQSHGAHLSPFLLLDYAGPANFEPASAPRGVGQHPHRGFETVTIVYDGEVAHRDSTGAGGTIGPGDVQWMTAGSGILHEEFHSDAFTKRGGPLEMVQLWVNLPAADKMNAPGYQTILNADIPVVDLPDGAGRARIIAGEFDGRRGPARTHTPIDVWDVRLAAGGRARLPIAEGRTLAVVVLSGTVLVNGETIAREAQFVQLSRDGRDVELEANGDAKLLILSGEPIDEPVVGYGPFVMNSQEEIRTAIDDFNSGRFGRMPA, encoded by the coding sequence ATGAAGAAGATCCAGGGTGTTTATAGCGCGCCTCGCGGTCATTGGGTCGGCGACGGTTTCCCGGTGCGGTCGATGTTCAGCTATCAGTCTCACGGCGCCCACCTGAGCCCGTTCCTGCTGCTCGACTATGCCGGGCCCGCGAACTTCGAGCCGGCTTCGGCACCGCGCGGCGTGGGCCAGCACCCGCACCGCGGATTCGAAACGGTGACGATCGTCTATGACGGCGAAGTCGCTCACCGCGATTCGACCGGCGCGGGCGGTACGATCGGTCCGGGCGACGTGCAATGGATGACGGCCGGGAGCGGGATCCTGCACGAGGAGTTCCACTCGGACGCATTCACGAAGCGCGGCGGGCCGCTCGAGATGGTGCAGCTGTGGGTGAACCTGCCCGCCGCTGACAAGATGAATGCGCCCGGCTATCAGACGATCCTGAACGCCGATATCCCGGTGGTCGACCTGCCGGACGGTGCGGGACGTGCGCGCATCATCGCAGGCGAGTTCGACGGCCGGCGCGGGCCGGCCCGCACGCATACGCCGATCGACGTGTGGGACGTGCGGCTGGCGGCAGGTGGACGCGCACGGTTGCCGATCGCCGAAGGGCGCACGCTCGCGGTGGTCGTGCTGAGCGGTACGGTGCTGGTGAACGGCGAGACGATCGCCCGCGAAGCGCAATTCGTGCAGTTGAGCCGCGACGGCCGCGACGTCGAACTCGAAGCGAACGGCGACGCCAAGCTGCTGATCCTGAGCGGCGAGCCGATCGATGAGCCGGTCGTCGGTTACGGCCCGTTCGTGATGAACTCGCAAGAGGAAATCCGGACCGCGATCGACGATTTCAACAGCGGCCGCTTCGGCCGGATGCCGGCCTGA
- a CDS encoding GNAT family N-acetyltransferase, with amino-acid sequence MNASALAASPRAADLDWRWKFFDALTTRELYTILDARSAVFVVEQNCVYRDIDDADPAAWHLAAYDPAGRLAGYLRVLLPDAQHTDVRIGRVLTTAPFRGAGLGNTLISRALEHIDAQWPDTQVSLHAQAHLQRFYGAFGFTPSSDVHDEDGIPHVWMTRARG; translated from the coding sequence ATGAACGCTTCAGCACTCGCCGCATCCCCGCGCGCCGCCGATCTGGACTGGCGCTGGAAATTCTTCGACGCGCTGACGACGCGCGAGCTCTATACGATCCTCGACGCACGCAGCGCCGTGTTCGTGGTCGAGCAGAACTGCGTGTATCGCGACATCGACGATGCGGATCCGGCGGCGTGGCATCTGGCCGCATACGATCCGGCTGGACGTCTTGCCGGCTATCTGCGCGTGCTGCTGCCGGATGCGCAGCACACCGACGTGCGCATCGGCCGCGTGCTGACGACCGCGCCGTTTCGTGGCGCGGGCCTCGGCAACACACTGATTTCGCGCGCGCTCGAGCACATCGACGCGCAGTGGCCGGATACGCAGGTGAGTCTGCATGCGCAGGCCCATCTGCAGCGCTTTTACGGAGCGTTCGGTTTCACGCCGAGCTCGGACGTGCACGACGAGGACGGCATCCCGCACGTGTGGATGACCCGCGCGCGCGGCTGA
- a CDS encoding cytochrome c oxidase assembly protein — MNVLYWLDPWEPSPTVVVAVLAAAVLFARGVKKAKVSPLRQLSLWFGLTALYIALHTRLDYFFEHEFFMHRAQHLVLHHLGPFFIALAYPGAAIRAGIPFRWRQRFVRPALAWAPVRKTLDVLFHPVVAVVLFVGLIYFWLLSPIHFIAMLDWRLYRLMNWSMVIDGLLFWWLVVDPRPAPPARLLPGRRILIVVAAIPPQIALGALIFFTPHELYPIYSICGRAFTWLSPLRDQQIGGLLLWIPGSMMSVIGALIALRHWLRLSARGRLIDERAAARRTERPSETRAAH; from the coding sequence ATGAACGTCCTGTACTGGCTCGATCCATGGGAACCGTCGCCGACCGTGGTCGTCGCGGTGCTGGCGGCCGCCGTGCTGTTCGCGCGCGGCGTGAAGAAAGCGAAGGTGTCGCCGCTGCGCCAGCTCTCGCTCTGGTTCGGGCTGACGGCGCTCTACATCGCACTGCATACGCGGCTCGATTACTTCTTCGAGCATGAATTCTTCATGCATCGCGCGCAGCATCTCGTGCTGCATCACCTCGGGCCGTTCTTCATCGCGCTCGCCTACCCGGGCGCGGCAATCCGCGCCGGCATTCCGTTTCGCTGGCGGCAGCGCTTCGTGCGCCCCGCGCTCGCATGGGCGCCCGTACGCAAGACGCTCGACGTGCTGTTCCATCCGGTCGTCGCGGTCGTGCTGTTCGTCGGGCTGATTTATTTCTGGCTGCTGTCGCCGATCCACTTCATCGCGATGCTCGACTGGCGTCTGTATCGCTTGATGAACTGGAGCATGGTGATCGACGGGCTGCTGTTCTGGTGGCTCGTCGTCGATCCGCGGCCCGCACCGCCCGCGCGGCTTTTGCCGGGCCGCCGGATCCTGATCGTCGTCGCGGCGATCCCGCCGCAGATCGCGCTCGGCGCGCTGATCTTCTTCACGCCGCACGAGCTGTATCCGATCTATTCGATCTGCGGCCGCGCGTTCACGTGGCTGAGCCCGCTGCGCGACCAGCAGATCGGTGGGCTGCTGCTGTGGATTCCGGGTTCGATGATGAGTGTGATCGGCGCACTGATCGCGCTGCGACACTGGCTGCGGCTGTCCGCGCGCGGCCGGCTGATCGACGAACGCGCCGCCGCACGGCGCACGGAACGCCCGTCGGAGACGCGCGCCGCCCACTGA
- a CDS encoding copper chaperone PCu(A)C codes for MKTTLKTLALLAALCTGATAYAAGAITAHNGWVRWLPNQLPAGGYVTIVNASDKPVDLVDVDSPDYGMAMLHQTVSNGSTQKMEMVDKLTIPARGKVDIAPGGYHFMLEEPKHAIKPGDTVRLRLKFSDGETIDAPFAVKSPAQAK; via the coding sequence ATGAAGACGACCCTGAAAACGCTCGCCCTCCTCGCCGCGCTGTGCACCGGTGCGACTGCGTACGCCGCTGGCGCGATCACCGCGCACAACGGATGGGTACGCTGGCTGCCGAACCAGCTGCCCGCCGGCGGGTACGTGACCATCGTCAATGCGAGCGACAAGCCGGTCGATCTCGTCGACGTCGACAGCCCCGACTACGGAATGGCGATGCTGCACCAGACGGTGTCGAACGGCTCGACGCAAAAGATGGAAATGGTCGACAAGCTCACGATCCCGGCGCGTGGCAAGGTCGACATCGCGCCGGGCGGCTATCACTTCATGCTCGAGGAGCCGAAGCATGCGATCAAGCCCGGCGACACCGTGCGCCTGCGCCTGAAATTTTCCGACGGCGAAACGATCGACGCGCCATTCGCCGTGAAGTCGCCGGCGCAGGCGAAGTGA
- a CDS encoding SCO family protein, which produces MSSARSAPHRRFPRLSRFLVRAIAALGAAVALAACTHDEPNWHLTNVTGHLPDLSFTLTGGDGRPVDANAFRGRVALVYFGYTHCPDVCPETMARLMEVLAKLGPQANDVRILFVSVDPARDTPQAMQSYVAAFDAAHARGLTGSEGQIESLAKRYRVAYQMEQRDPSGGYEVTHSSAVYIFDANGRARLLATDGDSPDAIAADVRRIIDTAPATS; this is translated from the coding sequence ATGTCGTCTGCCCGTTCCGCGCCGCACCGGCGTTTCCCCCGCCTTAGCCGCTTCCTCGTCCGCGCGATTGCCGCGCTGGGCGCCGCTGTCGCGCTCGCCGCGTGCACGCACGACGAACCGAACTGGCACTTGACCAACGTCACCGGCCACCTGCCGGACCTGTCGTTCACGCTGACCGGCGGCGACGGTCGTCCGGTCGATGCGAACGCGTTCCGCGGCCGCGTCGCGCTCGTCTACTTCGGCTACACGCACTGCCCGGACGTCTGCCCGGAAACGATGGCGCGACTGATGGAAGTGCTCGCGAAACTCGGCCCGCAGGCGAACGACGTGCGCATCCTGTTCGTGTCGGTCGATCCCGCACGCGACACGCCGCAGGCGATGCAGTCGTACGTTGCGGCATTCGACGCCGCGCACGCGCGCGGCCTGACGGGCAGCGAGGGCCAGATCGAATCGCTCGCGAAACGCTATCGCGTCGCCTACCAGATGGAGCAACGCGATCCGTCCGGCGGTTACGAGGTCACGCATAGTTCGGCCGTCTATATTTTCGACGCGAACGGCCGCGCGCGCCTGCTCGCCACCGACGGCGACTCGCCCGACGCGATCGCCGCCGACGTGCGCCGGATCATCGACACCGCCCCCGCCACCTCCTGA
- the otsB gene encoding trehalose-phosphatase, whose amino-acid sequence MQSVPASLSLTDTAFFFDFDGTLVELAPTPDSIHVPPSLLTLLDALRRRSHGAVAVVSGRGIDNLDTFLNMPDLPIAGLHGAERRDANGDTQRIGFNDERLLRIERELAAVVDRHPGMLLEIKGAAVALHYRNAPEREPAAREAAERLVAEYADAYVLQPGKMVFEIKPKGVDKGRALAAFLDEPPFAGRVPLFAGDDLTDEKGFAVVNARGGLSIKVGAGETSARMRLDSVDALHAQIARWLGVEQPGA is encoded by the coding sequence ATGCAATCCGTTCCGGCTTCCTTGTCCCTGACCGATACCGCGTTCTTTTTCGACTTCGACGGCACGCTCGTCGAGCTCGCGCCGACGCCCGACAGCATTCATGTGCCGCCGTCGCTGCTGACGCTGCTCGACGCGCTGCGGCGCCGCTCGCACGGCGCGGTTGCCGTCGTGTCGGGGCGCGGGATCGACAACCTCGACACGTTCCTGAACATGCCGGACCTGCCGATCGCGGGCCTGCACGGCGCCGAGCGCCGCGACGCGAACGGCGACACGCAGCGCATCGGCTTCAACGACGAACGGTTGCTGCGCATCGAGCGCGAGCTCGCGGCCGTCGTCGATCGCCATCCTGGCATGCTGCTCGAAATCAAGGGGGCGGCCGTCGCGCTGCACTATCGCAACGCGCCGGAGCGGGAGCCGGCCGCGCGCGAAGCGGCCGAGCGCCTCGTCGCCGAATATGCGGACGCTTACGTGCTGCAACCCGGCAAGATGGTGTTCGAGATCAAGCCGAAGGGCGTCGACAAGGGACGTGCGCTGGCCGCGTTCCTCGACGAGCCGCCGTTCGCGGGCCGCGTGCCGCTGTTCGCGGGCGACGACCTGACCGACGAGAAGGGTTTCGCGGTGGTCAACGCGCGCGGGGGCTTGTCGATCAAGGTCGGCGCGGGCGAGACGTCGGCGCGCATGCGGCTTGATTCGGTCGACGCGCTGCACGCGCAGATCGCCCGCTGGCTTGGTGTGGAGCAGCCGGGCGCATGA
- the otsA gene encoding alpha,alpha-trehalose-phosphate synthase (UDP-forming) produces MSRLIIVSNRVAPISEGEPAAGGLAIGVYDALKETGGMWFGWSGEVVASGAPQIRVDEHGPVTFATIGLSRRDYDQYYRGFSNATLWPAFHYRADLIQYDRHEFDGYRRVNVWLAQQLVPLLQDDDVIWVHDYHLIPFARALRAAGVKNRIGFFLHIPFPAAQVLVNVPPHRELVESLCAFDLLGFQTEPDLRAFCDYVEFEAGGEVVREERTVRVNAFGNSLRAAAYPIGVYPDEIASLAQAGETGKAVRTLATSLRGRQLIMSVDRLDYSKGLVERFRAFEKLLEHQASIRNRVSFLQIAPSTRADLRAYQDIRLQLEAESGRINGRYAELDWAPILYIHRQYDRQVLAALYRLARVGFVTPLRDGMNLVAKEYVSAQNPDDPGVLVLSRFAGAARELTGALIVNPIDIDGMADALSQALTMPLAERRARYSDMIAQLRENNVSVWRDNFLRDLQRA; encoded by the coding sequence ATGAGCCGACTCATCATCGTTTCAAACCGCGTCGCACCGATTTCGGAAGGCGAACCGGCGGCGGGCGGCCTCGCGATCGGCGTCTACGACGCGCTGAAGGAGACGGGCGGCATGTGGTTCGGCTGGAGCGGCGAAGTCGTCGCGTCCGGTGCGCCGCAGATTCGCGTCGACGAGCATGGCCCGGTGACGTTCGCGACGATCGGCCTGTCGCGCCGCGATTACGATCAGTACTACCGCGGTTTCTCGAACGCGACGCTGTGGCCCGCGTTCCATTACCGCGCGGATCTGATCCAGTATGACCGCCACGAGTTCGACGGCTACCGCCGCGTGAACGTGTGGCTCGCGCAGCAACTGGTGCCGCTGCTGCAGGACGACGACGTGATCTGGGTGCACGACTATCACCTGATCCCGTTCGCGCGTGCGCTGCGCGCGGCCGGCGTGAAGAATCGCATCGGATTTTTCCTGCACATTCCGTTTCCGGCCGCGCAGGTGCTCGTCAACGTGCCGCCGCATCGCGAGCTGGTCGAGTCGCTGTGCGCGTTCGACCTGCTCGGTTTCCAGACCGAACCCGATCTGCGGGCTTTTTGCGACTATGTCGAGTTCGAGGCCGGCGGCGAAGTCGTGCGCGAAGAACGAACGGTGCGCGTGAATGCGTTCGGCAATTCGCTACGCGCGGCCGCCTATCCGATCGGCGTCTACCCGGACGAGATCGCGTCGCTCGCGCAGGCGGGCGAGACCGGCAAGGCCGTGCGCACGCTCGCGACGTCGCTGCGCGGGCGGCAGCTGATCATGAGCGTCGACCGGCTCGATTACTCGAAGGGACTCGTCGAGCGCTTCCGCGCGTTCGAGAAGCTGCTCGAGCATCAGGCGTCGATCCGCAATCGCGTGTCGTTCCTGCAGATCGCGCCGTCGACGCGGGCCGACCTGCGCGCATACCAGGACATCCGGCTGCAGCTCGAAGCGGAGTCGGGGCGCATCAACGGCCGCTACGCGGAGCTCGACTGGGCGCCGATTCTCTATATTCACCGGCAATACGACCGGCAGGTGCTGGCCGCGCTGTATCGGCTCGCTCGCGTCGGCTTCGTGACGCCGCTGCGCGACGGGATGAACCTCGTCGCGAAGGAATACGTGTCCGCGCAGAATCCGGACGATCCGGGCGTGCTGGTGCTGTCGCGTTTCGCCGGCGCCGCCCGCGAGCTGACGGGCGCGCTGATCGTCAACCCGATCGACATCGACGGGATGGCCGATGCGCTGTCGCAGGCGCTGACGATGCCGCTCGCCGAGCGGCGCGCGCGTTATTCGGACATGATCGCGCAGCTGCGCGAGAACAACGTGTCGGTGTGGCGCGACAATTTCTTGCGCGATTTGCAGCGCGCGTGA
- a CDS encoding ABC transporter ATP-binding protein produces the protein MESLTPAQRNAHNAKLSSYAHRPIAFLFRYIRLHPVAHLVVLCSVLAAVGCALGSQYAIKHLIDVLATGRHHPGPLWSAFALLVGLIAADNLLWRVGGWVAAHTFVAVTGDLRRDLFQYLIGHSPTYYSEKQPGTLASRITATSNAVYTSENTMAWNVLPPCIAVLGAILMIIVVNPLMAAGLLGCSAVLAIVLFKLAGRGSARHHAFAAKAAAVDGELVDVIGNMGLVRAFGMTLREQKRFSATVKAEMDARQQSLLYLEKLRLLHAVITAMLSAGLLGWALWLWDQGRATSGDIVLVSSLGFTILHGTRDLAVALVDVTQHIARLSEAVKTLLEPHGMPDRSDAQPLSPKGGRVDFERVTFAYPHRRAILDHFDLHIEPGQRVGLIGKSGAGKSTVLALLQRFYDTQDGAVMVDGQDVKSITQDSLRQAIALVPQDISLLHRTIYDNIAYGRPDATRDEVLAAARDARCSEFIEAMPEGYDTIVGDRGVKLSGGQRQRIAIARAILKDAPILLLDEATSALDSASEEAIQSALDRLMIGRTVIAIAHRLSTLRNFDRIIVMSNGKVIDDGSPDVLRSRPGLYRDLLAKQQGRHHVPDGTAPSGERVA, from the coding sequence TTGGAATCTCTCACCCCCGCCCAGCGCAACGCCCACAACGCGAAGCTGTCGAGCTACGCGCATCGGCCGATCGCGTTCCTGTTCCGCTACATCCGCCTGCATCCTGTCGCGCACCTGGTCGTGCTCTGCAGTGTGCTGGCCGCCGTCGGCTGCGCGCTCGGCTCGCAATACGCGATCAAGCATCTCATCGACGTGCTTGCGACCGGGCGCCATCATCCGGGCCCGCTGTGGAGCGCGTTCGCGCTGCTGGTCGGACTGATCGCAGCCGACAACCTGCTGTGGCGCGTCGGCGGCTGGGTCGCCGCGCACACGTTCGTCGCGGTCACCGGCGACCTGCGGCGCGATCTGTTCCAGTATCTGATCGGCCATTCGCCGACGTACTACTCGGAAAAACAGCCGGGCACGCTCGCCAGCCGCATCACCGCGACGTCGAACGCCGTCTATACGTCGGAGAACACGATGGCGTGGAACGTGCTGCCGCCGTGCATCGCGGTGCTGGGCGCGATCCTGATGATCATCGTCGTGAATCCGCTGATGGCCGCGGGCCTGCTCGGCTGTTCGGCCGTGCTCGCGATCGTGCTGTTCAAGCTCGCCGGACGCGGCTCCGCACGCCATCACGCGTTCGCGGCGAAGGCAGCCGCGGTCGACGGCGAGCTTGTCGACGTGATCGGCAACATGGGCCTCGTGCGCGCGTTCGGGATGACGCTGCGCGAGCAGAAGCGCTTCAGTGCGACGGTGAAGGCCGAGATGGACGCGCGCCAGCAAAGCCTGCTCTATCTCGAGAAGCTGCGCCTGCTGCACGCCGTGATCACCGCGATGCTGTCCGCCGGCCTGCTCGGCTGGGCGCTGTGGCTGTGGGACCAGGGCCGCGCGACGTCCGGCGATATCGTGCTCGTCAGCTCGCTCGGTTTCACGATCCTGCACGGCACGCGCGATCTCGCAGTCGCGCTCGTCGACGTCACGCAGCACATCGCCCGCCTGTCGGAAGCCGTGAAGACGCTGCTCGAGCCGCACGGAATGCCGGACCGCTCCGACGCGCAGCCGCTGTCGCCCAAGGGCGGACGCGTCGATTTCGAACGCGTGACGTTCGCGTATCCGCACCGTCGCGCGATCCTCGACCACTTCGACCTCCATATCGAGCCCGGCCAGCGTGTCGGCCTGATCGGCAAGTCCGGCGCCGGCAAATCGACGGTGCTCGCGCTGCTGCAGCGCTTCTACGACACGCAGGACGGCGCCGTGATGGTCGACGGCCAGGACGTGAAGTCGATCACGCAGGACAGTCTGCGCCAGGCGATCGCGCTCGTGCCGCAGGACATCTCGCTGCTGCACCGGACCATCTACGACAACATCGCATACGGTCGCCCGGACGCGACTCGCGACGAAGTGCTCGCCGCCGCGCGCGACGCCCGCTGCTCGGAGTTCATCGAGGCGATGCCGGAAGGTTATGACACGATCGTCGGCGACCGCGGCGTGAAGCTGTCCGGCGGCCAGCGCCAGCGCATCGCGATCGCGCGCGCGATCCTGAAGGACGCGCCGATTCTGCTGCTCGACGAAGCGACGTCGGCGCTCGACAGCGCGTCCGAAGAAGCGATCCAGAGTGCGCTCGACCGGCTCATGATCGGCCGCACGGTGATCGCGATCGCACACCGGCTGTCGACGCTGCGCAATTTCGACCGGATCATCGTGATGAGCAACGGCAAGGTGATCGACGACGGCAGCCCCGACGTGCTGCGCAGCCGCCCGGGCCTGTACCGCGACCTGCTCGCGAAACAGCAGGGCCGCCATCACGTGCCCGACGGTACCGCACCGAGCGGCGAACGCGTGGCATAA
- a CDS encoding glycosyltransferase family 4 protein — MRIAQIAPLHEAVPPKLYGGTERVVSYLTEALVEMGHDVTLFASGDSQTSAKLEACWPQALRLDPTIRDVMAPHMLLLEQVRRRAEEFDVLHCHIDYYPFSLFSRQPVPHLTTMHGRLDLPELQPIFNAFSDVPVVSISDNQRIPLPQANWLSTVYHGLPENLLTPIPNVKPSYLAFLGRISPEKRVDTAIRIAEQAGMPIKIAAKLDKADRAYYEEKIKPLFALPHVEYIGEISESEKTEFLGNAHALLFPIDWPEPFGLVMIEAMACGTPVIAFKRGSVPEVIENGVSGFVVEDELSAVAALKRLDTLPREKVRAAFEARFSSKVMAQNYVKVYEELLRQKRRTVLREVNAG; from the coding sequence ATGCGAATCGCCCAAATCGCTCCGTTGCATGAAGCGGTTCCCCCGAAGCTTTACGGCGGGACCGAGCGAGTGGTGTCCTATCTGACCGAAGCGCTCGTCGAGATGGGGCATGACGTCACGCTCTTCGCGAGCGGCGATTCGCAAACGTCCGCGAAGCTCGAAGCGTGCTGGCCGCAGGCGCTGCGCCTCGACCCGACGATCCGCGACGTGATGGCCCCGCACATGCTGCTCCTCGAGCAGGTGCGCCGCCGCGCGGAAGAGTTCGACGTGCTGCACTGCCACATCGACTACTATCCGTTCTCGCTGTTCTCGCGCCAGCCGGTTCCGCATCTGACGACGATGCACGGCCGTCTCGACCTGCCGGAACTGCAGCCGATCTTCAATGCGTTCAGCGACGTGCCGGTCGTGTCGATCTCCGACAACCAGCGCATCCCGCTGCCGCAGGCGAACTGGCTGTCGACCGTCTATCACGGCTTGCCGGAGAACCTGCTGACGCCGATCCCGAACGTTAAGCCGAGCTACCTCGCGTTCCTCGGCCGCATCTCGCCGGAAAAGCGCGTCGACACCGCGATCCGTATCGCCGAGCAGGCGGGCATGCCGATCAAGATCGCCGCGAAGCTCGACAAGGCCGATCGCGCTTACTACGAAGAAAAGATCAAGCCGCTGTTCGCGCTGCCGCACGTCGAGTACATCGGTGAGATCAGCGAGTCGGAAAAAACCGAATTCCTGGGCAACGCGCACGCGCTGCTGTTCCCGATCGACTGGCCGGAGCCGTTCGGCCTGGTGATGATCGAGGCGATGGCGTGCGGCACGCCGGTGATCGCGTTCAAGCGCGGCTCGGTGCCGGAAGTGATCGAGAACGGCGTGTCGGGCTTCGTCGTCGAAGACGAACTGTCGGCCGTCGCGGCGCTCAAGCGCCTCGATACGCTGCCGCGCGAGAAGGTCCGCGCTGCATTCGAAGCACGCTTCTCGTCGAAGGTCATGGCGCAGAACTACGTGAAGGTCTACGAGGAACTGCTGCGCCAGAAGCGCCGCACCGTGCTGCGCGAAGTCAACGCAGGCTGA